The Pecten maximus chromosome 17, xPecMax1.1, whole genome shotgun sequence DNA segment CTTCTAAGTCCTCAGCTGATCCTGAGGTGTTTTAACTTTGTTTACAGACAGGGAAGCCAGACTTACCCGTCCTGTATAATTCTCATTCTGATCTTTTCCATCAGATTGTTCATTCGAGGCGGATTACTAGTGTCCAGCTCCTTCCCGATCACTTGTAACTGAAACAAAAGATATTTAATATACAACAGGAGAGAGCGCTTTATACATGGAGATATCTCATACATGCTACATTTGAGTAATAAAGGGAGATTATTATCTTAAGGAAATTTGGCCTGCCCCCAAATAGGGGAGCAGGGCAAGAAAAAAAACCAGGGCCAGTTGATGTGGTCTGTGGGTAAATATTGGTGACTACATGCCCAATAGGCAAGTACAAAATTTCTCATAATTTTTGTCTCTTCCTTAGAGTAATTTAAGTTATTACAAATTCAGCTTAATGAGCCACTATGTTTCACCTTTCAGTAAGTATCTATGAATCAAACATGTCCGAAGGAACTGAATTTTTTTTGTCCTGGGGAGGTCTGTACATAACTTCTGTGCATTTTGTAAAAGATCATTTCTGATGAAAtctcccctcccccctcccccccccccccccccccccccccccaaaaaaaaaaaaacatattgtgAAATTTAGTCATGGTAGGAAATCATATCTGAGGTGCCCTTACTTGCATAGAAAAAGCTTTCCatcattaaatgatattgatCTCTCAATTGTGGAAgaaaaatattgcaatattgcAATTTTGTCATCGTAGATGTGAACTTACTTGTAGAGAGAATGTTTCCAGTTCATCGTCCTTACACTGTTGATCATCAACTGTCATCTCTAGGCAGTCGTAAATCGGAACGACCAGCGGCTCCAAACACTGACCTTGTTTAAGTCGCATATTACTGAAGATCTGACACAAAAAGGTGAAGAATCCCAAATATTTCTTCAAACTGTTCTTTCTTGATACCTCTTtatctgtcaaaaaataaaataaaattgcttTGAATAAATACTTAATGATTCAATATTATCATGTAAAGTCATGATGAGGAGAGGGAAAAATGACTAGAGAAAAGGACTCAATCACGTTTTCATTGGAGAAAATTAAGGTTAATACGATGAGGTTTGTCAATGtgttggttaacattttcatttttgtcacTCACCGACATGTGTGacatcattttaaatttttttcttgTCCAAGTATCAGATCTCTTCTCCATGGTCAGGGCTCAAAGTGGtgcctattttagtggccatggtgCCTTAATttcaccattggcgaccagtCATTGACCTATAAGGCGCTTGCATGGCCCCTAAATTGCTTTTGTGTTAATCTTTCAAAAGTTGCGGTCAATGCTAGAATGACATTCACAAtcgaaaaagttacagagagatgttatactgatctcAAGAATTCAGATATATTGTTTCTTATTTTTAATTTAAGACAACTGGGCCAGGTGATTAACTTTTCCTATTTGCGCCTAGACTTTATGACTTTGTAGCTATATAGCCGAATAGCCCTGATGGTGTATATGTACTTGAAAAAAATGCCTATAAATTAATTACATcctgtataatgtacatatatatatacaattagtCGTCTTACAATCACAACGGAcagaccagagacctatattaattagttagtatataggtatatggACAGACCAACTTCTGGTTGAAAATATCGCTCTGTTGACTATAATCTGATAGTAACTTTTTGATTGGACGTAATTATCGTATATGGATTCTCTCAATACAcccttaaattgaaataatgctaatatcattttatttttgaattactcTAGGTCATTACTTTTaccatcaaaatttaaaacaatatttgaagaataaagagaagaaagaagatatttttacacacaaacgaaataataaaaaaaaaaaatcaacagatttCTATTTGTCTCTATGAATCAGGTCATATGTAATGCAAGGATGTACTTGAAttgtcctgtaaaataaagtagaAGATAGATAGGCCTGGAAAAAATGTCGCGCACAAAAATGCCCTTTTTTTAGGCAGCGCCCTGCCCTTTTCAAATCCTAGCTGGAAGACTGATATTTAATGCGAGGGGACACAACGTCCCAGTAGGTGGTAGATCCAGATGAACCCGCCGTAGATACAGACGTATACAAGTCTCACCAAAAACCCAGGTAATGTGTGTGAAGAACAGAGAGGCCAACACAGAGGTTCTTTTGATGGTCCgatttttaataaataacacTCTCTTAAGAACCACCCTGTTGGGTATGCAAACTTATGATTTAGTTATTGTAGGCGATGGTTTTATGGAATAGTATTCAGCATTTTTCCTTGCGATGTTGGGAACTTACAAACTGGTGAAATTGCAAATGTGTAAAATAAGACGGAAACAGTTACCAAAGGCTTACCAATCCATAAAACAATGAGAAAATTGTCacatatatttttaattgtCGTCATGAATTATGTGGTCACTGAACACTACATAATTTCTGAACCTTGTAACTTGCGATTTTACCTGTCAACTGCAATATTCATCGACAAGATCTGAATGGAATAGAcctttttttaaacatttcagtcATATATCATTGATGTAGATCGGGCTATCCTCTTCCATATCATaattcaagatggcagccaaCTGTTTCCCCTCTTGCATAGGGTTTTAACCCGAGATAAGCCCACCCCTCACTTTGCCTATTTTCAGTGCACAAGCTCCCTCGGCTTATTATTCTCGTTAAATATGGTAGGTTACATGGATTTCATGCATATAAAATACCAGATTTAAAAAGTTGGGGAATTTTAGGACCCAAACAGGAAGGAGAAAATGTTTCCATTGAACTGCTATAAACATGGGTGGGTTTAATATCAGACACGACCTTATTGCAGGCCTGGGAGTACAAAGAAATATTAGGATTCATGTTTTAATGGGATGTCATCTTTAAACCGAAATGAGAAGTCTGATAGTAGACTTGTAGGTATGCACTCCAACAATGTCAGAGGTTTAATGTCACAGTCGGCACAAATTCAGAAACATCAGTCTATTCAGATAATAAAACGCTGaaccagcggcctcttatgttaaaAGATAACTTATTAGTATCTGTGTGGGCACATGTATTATACCTTTGAAATCTTTTTGTACAAGAGCCAACAAAGTTGTCCTGAACTTTGACCCCTGAACTTCGACATCCTGCATTCTGTCACAGATACAAGCTCCACATTTGGCAAATTCCATGTCCTTAATGCACTTTTCATAAAGCATCTCTGCAATTTGTTTCAGGTCGTCTGAACTCTTCAcagttttttctgttttctGGTGAATTTGCATCAAGTCCTCTTCATCGATGTTAAGTGTAAGGTTGTTTATCAGAGTGTTAATCTCCTCGAGTCCACTTTCAgtctagaaaaaaaaagaaataacggggttatattattgtaacaagagatcccagagggatcttggcgcccaccattgaatgatctttataggttccatgtcagattgatcttttccctacttttcccttcctctaagtcttacttatctgtgtaaattcagaaacagccctctagtacttttcaaacaaggggaacctatatacagaatttaagatttagctataatggctgtctgtcggccatgttgttttcgtattggtcccaatatgcaaaactaggcactgagaggaacctacatatgacatttgaaaaagatcccttcagtactttcacagaaatagcgataacaaacttcaattgtcaaaatccgaaatggctgcctgtcggccatgttgttttctgattagtctcaaaatgcaatatgcataactaggcaccgacgggaacatgcatatgaaattttagaaagatccctgcattactttctgagaaatagcgataacaaacttcaattgtcaaaatccaagatggctgcctgtcagccatgttgttttctgattggtctcaaaatgcaatatgcataactaggcactgaggggaacctgcatatgaaatttcagaaagatcccttcattactttctgagaaatagcgataacaaattttaattgtcaaaattcaagatggctgcctgtcagcaatgttttttcctattggtctcaaaatgcaatatgcataagtaggcatcaaggggaacctacatatgaaatttgagaaagatcccttcagttctttcacagaaaaagcgataacaaatttcaattgtcaaaatccaagatggctgcctgttggccatgttgttttccgattggtctcaaaatgcaatatgcataactaggcactgaggggaacctgcatataaaatttcagaaagatcccttcattactttcacagaaatagcgataacaaactttaattgtcagaatccaagatggctgcctgtcagccatgttgttttctaattagtctcaaaatgcaatatgcataaccaggcacaaagaggaacctgcatatgaaatttgagaaagatcccttcagtactttcacagaaatagcgataacaaacttcaattgtcaaaatccaagatggctgcctgtcggccattttgttttccgattggtcccaaaatgaaatatgcataactaggcaccaaggggaacctacatatgaaatttgagaaagatcccttcagtacttcctcagaaatagcgataacaaacttcaattgtcaaaatccaagatggctgcctgtcggccatgttgttttctgatcggtcccaaaatgcaatatgcataactaggcaccaaggggaacctacatatgaaatttgagaaagatcccttcaatactttctcagaaatagagataacaaacttcaattgtcaaaatccaagatggctgcctgtcggccatgttgttttccgatcggtcccaaaatgcaatatgcacaactaggcaccaaggggaacctacatatgaaatttgagaaagatcccatcagcactttctcagaaatagcgataacaagaattgtttacggacggacggacggacggacggacggagggacggacggacgacggaccacggacgcagggcgatttgaatagcccaccatctgatgatggtgggctaaaaactgtATGACTGCATAATAGTGTAATTgttttagaatataaatatcaatcatATGACCTTGAGGTCAAAAGTTTTAGGTAATTTCATAAATTATAGACATTACAAacttaacaagaggcccaatgggcctgtatcgctcacctggctttacagcaaatttgcagttgattgaggtcatttctacagatactatgctgataaccaatttattcaaaaatcagagtaagctaggtttattcatgtcaataaattgtCTAATCCTTCATTcaagcatactattggcctaatatcgggtcttggtgactcttggctatcgcaagatttaaaaatatttcacccctgtgaccttgaatgtaggtcaatgtcattcatttgaacaaacttggtagccctacacCTGAGCAagctacagacaggcccaacctCAAGTACCTGAGCCTCTTGGtgtttgagaagaagttgtttgaagataatagcctatttgacccatgtgaccttgaatgaaggtcaatgccatttatttgaacaaacttggtagcccttcaccccagcatgctacaggcccaatataaagtccctgggcatcttggttattgagcagaagtcgtttaaatgaaaaagttgatgcCGGATGGACGGACGGCCGGATGCCACACCacgacataagctcacttgcccttcgggcaggtgagctaacaatatgAACACAAATTTTAACCATGGATAATGAAGTGCCCAAGTAATTCCGATAGCCTTTTGATGCATAGAAAGAGAAAAGGACGCCATTTCTTTTTCATAAAGCCAATTCAAGTTATACAGAGGGATCATTTATTTAATGAGCTTTGCGTCCAATATTACGGTTTACAGTTTTTCACCTGACAAGAAAAGACAGGAAATTCAGTAGAAGAAGTATAGTATGGAGTAAAAGGAGAAAATGGGATGAAAGAGGGGGGAACCGTCTGGTCTATCTAACTTGTGATGTTATTAATTTTGGAAGCGACTCGGAGTCACTCCCAGATCTATCTGAATGAGTCCTAACCTCTCGCTATTTAGTAGTACTTATGCCTACCCTGGTGAAGATGGAGGGAGAAGAGAGGCGAGGACCCTTCCCTGTCAATTTTGGTTAATCTAGATTTTTGACATCCTTCTAAATACCTAATAGATATTTACTAAAAAATACCGTATGCCCACTTGATCTGATAGGGACCCATTATACCCTAACCTAGTACAAACCCTGACCTATTGTCACTGATTTCCAATCTTGTCCCGAATCAAGGGAGTGGATTCATTTTGTTATCGAAATTCCAGTCGGTCCAATATAAAGTATtccaagtttcctctgaccttggcaccagactttgacattctgacatatttataaataaaatttacatatgtGCACGGatccatatatgtacacatggtGGTATCTGTCAGAACGCGGTTATATTATTTAAGCTGATCTGATGTAAGAGCCCTTGGCCTGAATCAAATTCCGTCTTCTGTAATCGGCAGTGGAACGGTGATAAAACCACGATCTTCCCTTCCAGAAAACCAAGCAAACACACAAAATGTCTACAGATGAGACATTTATGTGGAATTTATGACCAACATTGTTGAGGGTGAACAAACGGGGAATTCACACAAACTTTATGATCGATCTAAATTAAAGACATTTCCACAGTATAAATTCCTCAGTCAAATAGAAAGACAGATGCTTTCTATTTGTTATTGATCTGTAAACATCTGACGCCTCGTGCGTGAGCCGTGACATTTTTTAACAGATGCTCATAGGGCCTTCACCACAAAGTTTTTGACGAGAGAATTGCATGCGTGTCCATTGCAACATAAACAATCAAGTTTGATGGCGGATATTAGGacaatatgtcattatgtttATTACCGTTGATTCTTTCTGCTGCCCAGGAATTACTGGAGTTTGTTGAAGCAATCCTCTTCCCCTACCTCTGCCTCGACCGGTGGCCGCCATTTTCTTTTTCGGAAGGACCACCACGGAGCTACTCGGAACTCCTCGTTCATTTTCCTGCCGATTTCATTAATGGAATGTTAGGGGTAAATCGGCATGTTAACCCGAGCTCGCATCTGTATGAATGTtttaccacagacttagatatacatatacaggccTATCTAAGTCTGTAAGAAATGAAACATATCAAATGgagaaaaaataatgatttaaatgcagtttaaatcaaaatatacatgtaccacacaaaatataatatttgtttcCTGATATATATTCTTAGATAAGAAACATTATAGAATCTACTATAAAAAAATATGCAGCCAAATAAACCATTGTGATTCTATCAATGATAAAAGATATCATCAGTTGATGAAACCAGAGCCAAAGGAGTGTACATTCGTATAAAGCCTCGTATAAAGGATAAAATAATCCCACAAATAGACAACAATGTCTACATCTGACCCCTAGGAAGCCTACTTTCACATGGTAATTCACAGCCAGAGTTGATCTTCACACCCAGAGTTAAAATCATATCGAGGATATCGAATTTCAACTCTGGGTGTTATGACCATATAGTCAAAAATTATCATAATAAATTTCTTATGAGAGACACGTCGAAGCTCAGTTGAAGAATTTCATATACGTGTATgaagtataatgtttgtatatatttttacttaGCGACCAACCGTGGATCCATTTCACCctgatattttattacatgtaccttaatTTGACAAAGATGTTAATAATAGCACGCATTTTTTTCTATGAGATAACTAATTAATAACTTCTACAGTTGTATACAAACTATACAGGGTCTCTAATTATAGCTATTTTACGCACTGAATACTGGTATTCTATATATCAGTAAAAAGAAGACACTTCCATCTGTCCCGATACCAGACCAGGAATTCAGCTTTGAGGTAAATTCAAACTAGCTACAGATGAAAACTCTTGATTCTTGTTCAAAATGATCAAGGAGCATTAAGGAAAACTGTTTTTCAATGATTAGAATTTGTTACACCAATCTAATCCATCTAATGTAAAGAAAACATACAGTTGTGTATGCACCCCCAGCGATACACCTTTTGAAATTGTTCTCGCTCGATGAGTTATCGTACGTGAACGCACCACCTGGGATGCcgaatatgtacatgtttatgcaGTGTTGAATATCCAGCTATATATATTATGCTTGTGTACTCTAGGTCTGCTTGTTTGTTGCTGGgtgtaaccccccccccccccccccccatcagcCAAGGTAATTAAAAGGAGGGcctcttgtagtagttggtgactacctcactaagCAACGCACGTATCCAACACATGAACGTTCATCTCGTAAAAGTGTCATTAAGAT contains these protein-coding regions:
- the LOC117315430 gene encoding CBP80/20-dependent translation initiation factor-like — translated: MAATGRGRGRGRGLLQQTPVIPGQQKESTTESGLEEINTLINNLTLNIDEEDLMQIHQKTEKTVKSSDDLKQIAEMLYEKCIKDMEFAKCGACICDRMQDVEVQGSKFRTTLLALVQKDFKDKEVSRKNSLKKYLGFFTFLCQIFSNMRLKQGQCLEPLVVPIYDCLEMTVDDQQCKDDELETFSLQLQVIGKELDTSNPPRMNNLMEKIRMRIIQDGLTARGRCTLLELVECYARSWKTMPNDITRFYCDAMADVLAGMVI